The window ACGATTCAACTATACCAAACaaaatggtttggttttgataaaattttggttaGCTAAATTACAgttattataacttataagaaaaCCAACCAATCAGATAATTTGGTGTATCGGAATCCAACTTTGTTAATGCCACGTCATACGAATTACATCAAATAAGATGATGACACGTCAGCTCATCTCTTAATAACGTTCCAGAGACGAacatggagaaagaaaaaaagatgatcgAATTCTCCAGAAACTAATCTTCTTCGTCTATAAAAAATCTCACAATCCTCTCctcatctcatcatcatcatcatcttcatcgttcACCTTGTTCTACTTCTCAATCAGCGACGAAAAAATGCCGAGCAGATACCCAGGAGCAGTGACTCAAGACTGGGAACCAGTGGTTCtccacaaatcaaaacaaaagagcCAAGACCTACGCGATCCAAAAGCGGTTAACGCGGCCTTAAGAAGCGGCGTAGCGGTTCAAACGGTTAAGAAATTCGATGCCGGTTCGAACAAAAAGGGGAAATCGACGGCGGTCCCGGTGATTAACACGAGGAAGCTTGAGGAAGAAACAGAGCCTGCGGCGATGGATCGTGTGAAAGCGGAGGTGAGGTTGATGATACAGAAGGcgagattggagaagaagatgtcgCAATCGGATCTGGCGAAACAGATCAATGAACGGATTCAGGTGGTTCAGGAATATGAGAATGGTAAAGCTGTTCCGAACCAAGCCGTGCTTGCGAAGATGGAGAAGGTTCTTGGTGTTAAACTTAGGGGCAAAACTGGGA is drawn from Camelina sativa cultivar DH55 chromosome 1, Cs, whole genome shotgun sequence and contains these coding sequences:
- the LOC104789540 gene encoding multiprotein-bridging factor 1c-like, producing MPSRYPGAVTQDWEPVVLHKSKQKSQDLRDPKAVNAALRSGVAVQTVKKFDAGSNKKGKSTAVPVINTRKLEEETEPAAMDRVKAEVRLMIQKARLEKKMSQSDLAKQINERIQVVQEYENGKAVPNQAVLAKMEKVLGVKLRGKTGK